In Leptospira bourretii, the genomic window ATTCAGGACAATTCTTTTAACGAAAGTAATATCAATACAATCATTGTTGTCCCGCTCACCACTAATTTAAATATAGCTACCGCTCCAGGAAATGTTTTATTAAGTAGGAAAGATACAAATCTTTCAAAAGATTCAGTCGTTAATGTTTCTCAAATTGTAACTCTCGATAGAGAAAGATTCATAAACAAAGCATCTGAATTAAAAATCAAAAATATAAAAAAGGTAGAAGAAGGGATTAAACTTGTTCTTTCTTTGGAATAATCGGTACTACGCATAACAGCGACTAACCGCTTCACTTCGGGACTTGCGCCCTCGTTCGGTCTACGACACATAGGCTTTTGGCACTCCTCTTGCTTACGCAAGCGTCGCGCCAATCCCTAACGTCCCGGTCGGGACTCAGGGCCAGCCTACGTCGGTTAGTCTAGTTCGTTATGCGAAATAATTTAAGAAATTTAATGAAAATAATAAACAAAAAACCGAAAGAAATTTTTAGAAGAATAACCGTTACCCTTTTATTCTTCATATCCATAAATTTAAATGCACAATCTAGTTCGCCAACTGAAGCGAATAAACCGAGAAAAAAAATACATATATACATTGCTCTTACTGCTTTTTCAAAAAGTTCAATTAATCTACTCTATGCTATCTCTAACAATTTCTATTACGGCTTATCATATCGAACTGGTGATGAACCAATTCAAAAAGGGGTAATCTCACCTGGCATTTATGAAGATTCAGTCGATATTAAGGAATTTAAAAGAACTAGGATGAATGAATCTTGGGGATTGCGAACTCAATACTTCTTTTTTGGAAGCTTCTACGGTAGCTTAAATTTTGGTTTAAATA contains:
- a CDS encoding type II toxin-antitoxin system PemK/MazF family toxin, whose translation is MTRGEIWWVDLGIPFGSEPGYKRPVLIIQDNSFNESNINTIIVVPLTTNLNIATAPGNVLLSRKDTNLSKDSVVNVSQIVTLDRERFINKASELKIKNIKKVEEGIKLVLSLE